The Malus sylvestris chromosome 14, drMalSylv7.2, whole genome shotgun sequence genome segment GGGGTCCTCCGGTTCAATCAAGCTGGGATTGGGAGACTTCATCTTCTACAGTGTTTTAGTCGGGAGGGCGGCAATGTATGATTTTATGACGGTGTATGCGTGTTATCTTGCCATCATAGGTGGCCTTGGAGTGACTCTGATACTGTTAGCTGTGTATCAGAAAGCTTTGCCAGCTCTTCCCGTGTCAATAATGCTCGGCGTACTGTTTTATGTATTGACACGGCTCTTACTCGAAGTTTTCGTTGTACAATGTTCATTGAACCTCATTATGTTCTAGAAGTGGAACTTTTATAGCCAAAGATTGATAGGCGGCTGCAGAAAGTATATGAAGCATCGGAGCATACTGCGTGACACCGATGATTTCTCGTTGCAACCGGTATATTTCTTTTCTGTGAACTGGTTGCACGTCTGGAATCTATATTGTTTCGTAAAGTTCATTTCAAATAGGGTTAGATTGTGATTTTGAACATCCATTGGAGTCCAACATCTGCAAAGTTGGGAGGAGGGAGGATGCCGTATGGATCGGAGCCTTGAAGGAAGCCGGAAGGCCtacatttatttgtttgtaccagTAAAATCAAATCTTTGATTGTTTGTTTCAGCTGGATTCAGTTGCATATCGAAAGGTATTGGATTCTCCACGTCCCCTGTATCgatgtttatgttgatattAATCTCGAGCTTTCTTGTGTATATATGAAATTTTCATTCCAAATAGGCTTAATGCTTCGTATGAGCACATCAAGTTCAAGTCCTCACACGAGAACTtatcagtgggtcacccattctgGAGATGCTCTGGCCCTTTTCTCAcataacttcagagttcctacggaacccgaagcgactgagctcccaaaaggtttCGTCCTAGGTAGAcataagaatatacatataaggcttacaagttACAAGCATTCTACCTAGCacataataaacaaaataaacccTAAATTGAATTTGTCCTCGTATTAAAATGACCACGCACATTACTCTTTCGAGGACAAGAACATAGCCAGAACAGAGTTTGATCGTTCAGAACATCATCGGAATGACCAACATTAACATTAAGAAGTTTGTGGCACGGCGAAAGTTCCGTGAAAAGTAGGTTTTATGATTGTTTTTGTATGACTTTGAAAAACCGACTAAAAACCATGAGTAATTTTTTCGAATTGTTTTTGTGAAGCACCCGATTGTCGGATTTTGCCAAAACCTTTTTCTTGCGGGAAAATAGTTTGCGCTATTGGGAAGTGGTCTTACTATTTATCTTTCCGCATAAGCATTGTTTAGTGAATTTTTGgactaaaaaacataaaaatcaaCTTTAGGGCGACCGTTACACTCAAAATATTTCCCTATACGACGTCGTTAAAGGGGATATAGTTGTGTCTACTTGCCCTAACTCCGACGAGGATGAAAAGGCTTAACCCACTCcccttccccttagtgtagataatattttttgttttaaaaaaaataaaaaaaactccgACGAGGACGAAAAGGGAAAATACAGCCTTGGATTGCAAGAAATTAGTAAAGATGAGGACGCGCAATggaaagtagagagagaaagaaacccCTACGTCTAAGCAGGGCCTTATAATTTTCATCTGGTTTCTTTCTCATCCCCTCTGTCCATTTCATTTTTCGGTTTTGTTTTTTCGTTTTTTGATTTTGTTATTTTCTCGAATTTTCAGTCTTACCCCCCGTTACTCATAGGTTGCCGTCGACGCGAAACTGAGGCGGCAGATTTTCAGGCCGGTAAGGAATCATCATCGATTTTCCGAAGGGCGGAAGGTTGGCAGTGTCTCTGAGGGCACGTTCATTGGCATTTGGTTTTGCATGTAAGTTTGGTTATTTCTAATGTGTGTGTTTCTCATTTGATATTATGAGTCTTGTTATACAATCACAAatattcaaatttcatgaaCGACAATTGTTGAGATCTTTCCTTTAATCATGTTGAGCATACAATTGGAATTTTCAATTCGGAACACGTGTATGAATTTATTTGAATCTTAGGGGGCAACGATCTTAGAATGCATTGTGATTTATGTTTCATATCGAATCAATGAATTCAAGGTTTTATGTCCATAAAAGAAGAACGAAAACTAAAATCAAAATGGTTATTAGGCGAGCTTGCCTTTTTCGCACAATTTGAGTGGCAAATATCATGAAGAAGCTCTTCATGATCATTCATTCCATATGAAATTCAGTCCCTTTAACTTTCGATTAGGTTCTTTGAGATTTTTAACGTATAACAGCGGATTGGTAACCTTATGTTTCTGTTTCGTTTTTGGATTCACAGGAATCCGATGGTTTTGGACTGCCGGAGGCAGAACCAAGACAATTTTTAGTTATGGAATCTGCAGATGATAGAACAAGGTTAAGCCCTGCAGCTACAACTCCATGTGAAGTTGATACCGCGGCCAAAGGATTAGGCAGCGGACCAGGCAGATTAGGCTTGTCCGATCAGTTGAATGAGTTGAGGACGGATCCAATTACCGCTCTAGGAGAAGCTAATATTTCTACTGTAGGAGAAAGTTTAAGTAACTCTCAGGTATCTGATTGTAATGAAGCCTTTGAATTGGGTGCAAATGCAACCAGCGCCGAGGATTTTGCTGCCTGCGCGGCCACAGATGCTTCGCAGAATGTGCAACCTAGTGATAGACTAGAAGGATCACATTCTCAACCAGCAGATGATGCAAACGATTCAGCAACACAGTCTCCGCCTACACAGATGATGGAGCGGCCAGGCGACCCTGCCTCCTCACCGTATAGGATTCCAGATTATGTGTTTGCTAGGAACAAATCAACAGCCCCATTGGAATGGAGCACTGAATCCAATGAGTCCTTGTTCAGCATTCAGATGGGAAATACGAGTTTTACCAGAGACCAGTTTAACTGGTTGTGTAAATCTGGTGAATTGGGTTTACCTGAGGTAAATTACTTGCCTGGTAGTCCATGCAACATTGACTTCACAAGCAACCAGCCTCCGGCTAAGCAAACGGCGCAATCAGCGGAGAATGCTTCCAATAAGTTAAGCACGGTGGTGGAGGAGCCGAGTCTGAGGGTAACAGAAGAGAAAGCTGCGGAAACCATGAGAGAAGTTCTAAGGGAAAATGCAGTGAATCATGAGAGAGAGAAGTCAACCACCGCCCGCGAGGGCGGCAAGCATCACTCGGCTCGCCTCTCTCATGCTTCGGATGGAAGTACAAGATCTTTTGCATTCCCAATGTAAGTTGCTGGCTTCCCATCTTAGCAAAATTTAAGGTTAAAACATGTTTTTGATCAATGTAGTGTTCACAGAAGTTACACTTGCCACTGCAGTTTCAGTTGCGTCGAATCAGGTCCTTGTAGTTTGCAAACTGTTCCGACGACGTTTGTCAACTTACGTTGATTTCTTGTGTCGCGTATGTGACGGATTGGGACAAGAAATTAACGAAAGTTGATGAGCGTCCTCGTGTTGGAACAAGTTGCAAACTACAGGGACCAAACGACGCAGTCCACAATACCGGGACAATGTAGAACGTTATCAAAGCTACAAGGACTGAAATCGTGTTTCAGACAATGGCGGAAATAGCCTTAAGTGCGCCGTTCGAACAATCTCACCAGAACAAAACCCTACTTGCAACTACGTACTTTTGCACGTTTGCATGTTTGAGCAAACATCTGAACCTTGTTTTTGTTCCATGAAGATTGTTAGGGGACATAAATGTTTCGCTACGGGGAGAAGGAACGAGACACAAGCACCAATCGGGGTCAAAGCGAACGTCGCAGCGAGAATCGCAGCCGCAAACGCCGGAAGAAACACCGAATGCGTCGTCTCCGCCCTCAAAACCAACCCCAATTGTACCCAAGTGCGGCTGGGGGCTGTCTTGCTTCTCTTGTTGCCCATCGTGCTGTACTTAGAAAAAGTTCTTAACATTTTCTCTCCTTGGAGTAGTATGTGAGgttaatatgtttttttttcttttcataatttatattagattaattaaattaattatttagctATTTCCAATAGGGAATCTAAATATTTGATCCATGGTAATGCAAGGCGTCGCCATTTTCCATTTTGTTGTGTTCTTTTATTGTAATTATTAGGAGGAACGGAGCGGAGTTGGGgagttcgaaactattacaataatttaggagaTAAGGATTTTTGAACTCGTGACGCAAGGATAAAAACTCAACACTCTGCTTACTAGCATATTGGAATTGGACCACATGTTCATAACatcagtgtttaaaatattgatataGGACTAGTTGTTTTCGACGGAAATTTTGATTGAGTATATCAACTTATTTAGATTTAATCAAAATTAGagcaaaatttctcaaaaaaaatcaaaagtttgaaatttgcAGTGTTCTGGAAAAATTTATGTAGTTAATTGGTcaatatcatcaatatttattgaaattttctATTTGTATTTCTCCTCATTTCCATATACCCttgattttttgaatattccaaaaaaaatattgacaatTTATTGGATAAAATGATTAACGGTAGAAAAATTCAGGGGGCCACTTCCATTAACTTTCATTGACAGAAATCAAAGTGAAAAATTATGTCAATTTCAAAGATCATTTTAACTAAAACGTGAAACTCGAATAATGTTGTGAATCTAGTTGTTTACAAGGCCCGCAGTTTTATAGTCCAACTCCAATCCAAAGCCGTTAGCCCAAAAACAATGGGAGGATAAAATGGTAAAAGAACGAAACGAAATCGAAAGCGCGAGGGCGCcaggtcaacaaaagtcaaaccAAAAAACCCACCAAAGCTAAATTTCGCGCCAAAAAAAGTggaaaaaagattttaaaaaatcacaaaaatctCCCGCCGAAATAAAAACCCCTTAAAAACTCACAACGCACACAGAGACTCTCATATCGTATCTCTCCACCTCCATCCACCTCCAtcatttctagagagagaaacaagagagagagagagagagagaatggcaAAGTTAATGCCGACCCCAGATGCGATTTCGACCGTCTTGGCGAACAAGTCGCCGGACGAGTCGGTTGAGCTGCCGGAGATAGTGGTCCAGGTCTCCGATCTCACCCCTAGGGGAAAATCTTACATGTGAGCTTTGCTTTCTCTGTttgttcttctcttttctcgctttcttttctttgtggGGTTTTATTTAGAGTTTTCAAGAAACCCTTTTTAGATCTAGATCTGGTTGCtgtcttcaatttttttcgaatttaggttttgggttttgtaaaATGATTATTGGTTAGTTTGGAATGTGGAAATTTCGCGTGTGATCGAACTTTTGTGTTTGTAATATGGTGTTCTAGGTTTACTGCTACTGATGGAAATGCGAAGCTAAAGGGGATGCTTTCCTCGCGGCTGGGTCCCCAGGTCACATCTGGGGAGATTCAGAATCTGGGTCTCATTCGCGTTCTCGGTTATTCTGTTAATTTCAATTCAAACTTATCCGAAAAGTAAGCTTTTCACTTTGATTCCCTATCTCTCTCCGTCGGTTGAAATATTGTGAAGGAAGTGTTGATGTTTTTGTTTTGCTGTTTTCAGTTATCTGCTTGTAACAAAATGTGATGTGGTTTCGGCTGCACTTgaggcggaggtgaaaaatgaGGTGAAAAAGGAAGATGTTGGGATTATTTTGAAGCCCAAGCAAGAAATGGTTTCGAAATCTGCTGCTCAAATTGTGAATGAGCAGGCTGGGAAGTAAGTGGTTTTGTTTTGCTGCCAATCAGCTGTGACTGTGTAATTGAATTTATGAGTGTGTGTTGATAGTTTGATTTTGTATGAATTGATTTCAGTATGGCTCCGTCTGCGAGAATGGCTATGACACGAAGGGTTCACCCGCTTGTTTCCTTGAACCCTTACCAAGGAAATTGGACCATAAAGGTTCGTGTTACAAACAAGGGTACGATGCGTACATACAAGAATGCTAGAGGTGAAGG includes the following:
- the LOC126599750 gene encoding uncharacterized protein LOC126599750 isoform X1, translated to MESADDRTRLSPAATTPCEVDTAAKGLGSGPGRLGLSDQLNELRTDPITALGEANISTVGESLSNSQVSDCNEAFELGANATSAEDFAACAATDASQNVQPSDRLEGSHSQPADDANDSATQSPPTQMMERPGDPASSPYRIPDYVFARNKSTAPLEWSTESNESLFSIQMGNTSFTRDQFNWLCKSGELGLPEVNYLPGSPCNIDFTSNQPPAKQTAQSAENASNKLSTVVEEPSLRVTEEKAAETMREVLRENAVNHEREKSTTAREGGKHHSARLSHASDGSTRSFAFPILLGDINVSLRGEGTRHKHQSGSKRTSQRESQPQTPEETPNASSPPSKPTPIVPKCGWGLSCFSCCPSCCT
- the LOC126599750 gene encoding uncharacterized protein LOC126599750 isoform X2, which encodes MESADDRTRLSPAATTPCEVDTAAKGLGSGPGRLGLSDQLNELRTDPITALGEANISTVGESLSNSQVSDCNEAFELGANATSAEDFAACAATDASQNVQPSDRLEGSHSQPADDANDSATQSPPTQMMERPGDPASSPYRIPDYVFARNKSTAPLEWSTESNESLFSIQMGNTSFTRDQFNWLCKSGELGLPEVNYLPGSPCNIDFTSNQPPAKQTAQSAENASNKLSTVVEEPSLRVTEEKAAETMREVLRENAVNHEREKSTTAREGGKHHSARLSHASDGSTRSFAFPIFSCVESGPCSLQTVPTTFVNLR